The genomic interval TATTAAAAACTAGAGCTCGCTGACCTCTTTCTTCTTGTAATAGGAAATGGAAAGTGAACGCCCAAGTCCTGCTCAACTTATTCCCTATGAAATGGCAATAAAGCCATAATCCCAACATTCCCCACCTTTACTTAAATTGCGAAATCCACAAGAGAACTAGTAGAAGCCCTTGCTCCACATTCTCTCATACATCACAATCCCCTCTCCCCAGGGTAACAACTAGCTCAACTCCTAACATGCTGCGAGCATGAGCCTTCCACAAATCTATTCTTGCTGTCACCTACAGCTTTGCTCATCCAAGAATTCCTTGGGAAAACTTCATATGTGACCTTGGCAAAAGTGACCTTAATTGGTCACCTTTCTCTAATTACACCATCTCGAGAAACATGTCCCCACCTTACTATACATACCACTGGAAAGCCCATCTACAACAGTGTTTTAAATCAATCGGAATATGCTACCGCACTTCTCACCCTTCATTAAAGCCGTGATACCACGGTTACCTTCAGAACTCTATCTTGCACTAAACCACCACAGCTCTTGAAAATAATTACATGAAGCAAaattacaaaaagaaaataaccaAGTTGTGCAACAGAACCAAGTTAACCAAacatttttcatcaaaaattgcAGGTTTCATTCAATCCCTTGCTTGGCTCTATCTTAAACATTTAAATGTCATGGGTAGTCAATAACAGCAAGAAAGTATGTGAACAACATTTTAGTTAGAAGATTGGAGACAAGATGTGGCACATTGAAAAATCATCTCAGACATTTACAGAGGAGGTCAATAGCCTCAATATATTTAACGATCAAAATGACACTCAACACCTCTGAATGAAATCAGCAACATATACAGATGTCCAAAATAGAGCATGTCAACAAGTTCCAAACTTTCAAGAATGAACTACTTAATTGGTgggttaagaaaaaaaatcacagaCCAATAGAGAGTTCCAGAAAATCTCACCTTCATGCAGGACAGAATGGACACATTATTCTCTTTTATGTGAAACATTTGGAGATCATTTTTTGCCAGCCAAACAACAAGAACCAACGCTGAGATAATTTGCGAAGCTACCCTTCCAAAATCCCCTTCACAGTGAACATCCCGAATTAGCTTGAGTCTATCTGTGAATGTAGACAATTCACTCCCATCTTGGCAATATAATTTCTTTTAAAGCATGGTGCATGTCATTCTGGTAGCTGAAGCGACAACCATACAAGAACAACTGGCCCAAAGTGATCAAGCACTCAGTTTAGAATGAGCTTAGTTTTTGTTAAAAGTTAAGAACAAGAGTAAAAAGTCAGCATGAACCAACGTACTGGAAATTATAAAACTTCCAAGAGTGTGACAAAATGGAACAGATAGAGGAAGTCAAGAACTCCAGCAATTAAACCCTTTCGCAATTGCCGATTTCCATTAGCTTCTCCGGTACCTTTTCTGGAGTCCTACAAACTCCAATTTCCCCTGGTGAGCCTCAAGCACCTCGGGGATCTGCTCCCTATACTTGATCACATACTTCTCTAAGAAGTCTATCTCACTTATTAGCAGAAAAGTATGCACACCCGATTTCCAGCTCACCAATCCCTTCGACTCCAAAATGCTGAAAACCGAGCACCTTGGAATGGTCCTCTTCTCGAGACTAAGGCACAGAAGCTTCGGACGTGCTGCCAGAAATGCCGGCTCCCAGTGCAGCTTCTTCACAAAGAACTCCATCACTTCCCTTATCTTCTTGTCCGACGATAGCATACAGTAGGGGTGCTTCGTGAAGGCCATGAGAGTCTCCTTGTCGGACCATCCTAAACTCCTATAAACCGCTAGCTTCCTCTCCCACGTCGCCGTCGTCAGCCCCGACATGACATTGATAGCGAGAATGAACTTTGTCAATATCGGTTTCAACCCCATTTCTTTAAGCAATTTGACGATTTTGGTGAAGTGATCGGGCTTCTTCATCAGCACTCGTGGATACCTGGTAGCCAACATGACGATCTTCGGCGCCGGAACTCCGTGATCTCTCAATGTCTGCAAATTGGGCAGCATCATGGTGCTGAGATTGTACCGGAGAAGCCGAGAGGAACCAGCGATCGCCGCGACAACGGCCTCCGGCGAGCCGAGCAGTGTCTTCAGCAAGTCGAAGTTGCGGACGATCCGTTTCTCGAGGCTGACCAAGAGGAGGTTGGGGTCGGAGGAGATGAGCTTGCCGAGATCGGCGCCGGTGTAGCCGATGCCGGCGAAGAATTCGAGCTTGGGTTTGATGGTCTTCTCCGGGCTGGCGGCGAGGAGGGCGGGGTGCTTGGAGACGAGGTTGGCGATCTGGAGCTTGGTGAAGCCGTGTTCGTTGAGGAGGGCGAGGACGGCGTCGCGGTTGGCGGTGGATTTGAGATGGAATTTTTCGGCGGCGGAGAGGGCGGCGGAGGGGGAGAGGCCGCAGGAGCTTATGAGGTAGGAGACGGtggcgggggcggcggcggcggacgcGGCGGCGGATTGGTCAGTGGGGTTGGGAATTGGGTGGTGAAGGAAACGGAGGAGGGTTGCGGTGGAGTGGAGGGGACGTCtgcggaggagagagagaagcatTGGAGGGAAAATGGGAAGAGGGGGGGCTGGAAAGAGGAAATGGAGTTCGGAAACGGGGAAATAGGTGGAGCGGCGTGGgcaaataaaccctagaaacGGTTCAAGGAATTTGATCAAATAACCCCAATAGCGCTGCTTGTGTTGAAGACGGGTTAGGTGCCACCTCCGTAGCATTTGTTAGTTGGATTCCACCTTACTCAAAATACAAGGTGTGTGAGAAATTCAATTGTTAGTACATGTTTGTTAAAATTTAAGAACTAAATTGAAATTATTTGTCTATAATTCAGTAGACATGTTATTTATCCATATTTCAGCATTACAATTGTTTTGCTTAGACAATATCCAAAATCTCACCTCTATTTGGGTCTAGTTTCTACCTCACTATCCTATTCCCCTGAGGTGGCGAGGGACATCTGGGTCTCCCATTCACCTGTGTCAACGACCAAATTTGCCTTCTTTTCCTGGGAGCCACCACCTCCTAACTGTCTCAAGGTAAATTTTGATGGTAGTGCTACTGATGGGGGCGAGAGAGGAGGTGTGAGCTTCATTATTAGAGATCATCACTTCATGTTTGTGGCGGCTGGTGGTAGACGGATCTTTGATACCTCCGTCATAGGAGCGGAGCTGCGGGTGGCATGGGAGGGTTTTACCTTTGCGAGGCACGCTCTAGGTGTAAAGCACATCCACTTGGAGAGCAACTCAACCTCAGTGGTAGAGGAATTTGTGGGCGACCCTCTAAGTTAGACAGGCAGCCCTTGCTCTTTGACATACGGTGGACTGCAGCGGACTGCAGCTTCTTCAGGGCTATGTATGTGTACCGGGAGGCCAACTCAGCTGCTGACTAAGTGGCCTCCTATGTGGCGGGGGAGTTCCTTTGGGTGAACCAAGCGAATGTTCCCCTCTCGCTTAGTTTGCTTctatcttttgattttttttgctgCACTTATATACGTTCGGTGTGAGAAGCCGGTGTACCAAAGAAAAAGCCAAATTTGAATGGCCCGATCAAAAGTCTCAAGCCCAAGGGCCAATTCATGATACCTGTTCAATCATACTAGTTTAGCCCAACCCATAgtatataaattatatttacttCTACATTCTAATATCATGTACATGATGCAATGTTGTgtattacttttagttctctgctTTGACATGTTTATGacaaataacattttttttacatttttatttatttcaaagACAAGCAACCATGCATGCACATTCATCATTGCCATGAGCCCAACTGACTAttctaaa from Phoenix dactylifera cultivar Barhee BC4 unplaced genomic scaffold, palm_55x_up_171113_PBpolish2nd_filt_p 001859F, whole genome shotgun sequence carries:
- the LOC103723012 gene encoding uncharacterized protein LOC103723012; amino-acid sequence: MLLSLLRRRPLHSTATLLRFLHHPIPNPTDQSAAASAAAAPATVSYLISSCGLSPSAALSAAEKFHLKSTANRDAVLALLNEHGFTKLQIANLVSKHPALLAASPEKTIKPKLEFFAGIGYTGADLGKLISSDPNLLLVSLEKRIVRNFDLLKTLLGSPEAVVAAIAGSSRLLRYNLSTMMLPNLQTLRDHGVPAPKIVMLATRYPRVLMKKPDHFTKIVKLLKEMGLKPILTKFILAINVMSGLTTATWERKLAVYRSLGWSDKETLMAFTKHPYCMLSSDKKIREVMEFFVKKLHWEPAFLAARPKLLCLSLEKRTIPRCSVFSILESKGLVSWKSGVHTFLLISEIDFLEKYVIKYREQIPEVLEAHQGKLEFVGLQKRYRRS